A window of Argopecten irradians isolate NY chromosome 1, Ai_NY, whole genome shotgun sequence contains these coding sequences:
- the LOC138329196 gene encoding uncharacterized protein, translating into MSRCSDMRMTSEHFRNLTLPPQNTSNETAIGIYIFEKKMSTIDCRTPISYDCRPIAASYSVNITQFSFQVTLTDLPGSSSAKSTITTLPNQPPTAGTPLPSTTSNTHTHIGENTSKEEEKKSITGVVMGSVVGAVAFVLFVIIAIGYC; encoded by the exons ATGTCACGTTGCTCAGACATGAGAATGACTAGTGAACATTTTCGCAACCTCACCCTTCCACCACAAAACACCTCCAACGAAACAGCT ATTGGAATATATATCTTTGAAAAAAAGATGTCCACGATCGACTGCAGAACTCCCATATCTTATGATTGCCGGCCTATTGCAGCATCGTATTCAGTGAACATTACACAGTTCAG TTTTCAGGTAACACTTACAGATCTCCCTGGATCATCTTCCGCGAAGTCTACTATTACTACATTACCTAACCAGCCACCAACAGCAg GTACGCCACTGCCATCAACAACATccaacacacatacacacattggGGAAAACACTTCGAAAGAGGAAGAGaaaa AATCAATTACTGGCGTTGTTATGGGGAGTGTTGTTGGTGCTGTTGCATTTGTCCTGTTCGTCATCATTGCAATTGGCTACTGCTGA